In Gemmobacter sp. 24YEA27, a genomic segment contains:
- the epmA gene encoding EF-P lysine aminoacylase EpmA, which yields MSGRDGEMRDPGQGQWWQPSRHADRRPALLERNRIQARIRSWLAEEGFTEVDPAGLQVSPGNEAHLHAFRTTAIGNDGGLREMYLHTSPEFAMKRLLAAGETRIHAFSHVWRNRERGVLHEPEFTMLEWYRVGEDYTRLMEDIAAWMRLAQPDGVLRFRDRVCDPGLPYERLSVAEAFSRHAGIDLMATMDAAGVTDAAALASQMDRAGIRHMAGESWSDLFSRVLSERVEPHLGLGRLTVLDHYPACEAALARRVPGEARLAERFEVYACGVELANGFGELTDPVEQRARFEEEMAIKARLYGETYPIDEDFLAALALMPAAAGCALGFDRLVMLALGAPRIADVIWVPAG from the coding sequence ATGAGCGGCAGAGACGGTGAAATGCGTGATCCGGGCCAGGGTCAGTGGTGGCAGCCGTCGCGCCATGCGGACCGGCGCCCGGCCTTGCTGGAGCGCAACCGCATCCAGGCGCGGATCAGGTCATGGCTGGCGGAAGAGGGGTTTACCGAGGTTGATCCGGCAGGACTGCAGGTCAGCCCGGGCAATGAGGCGCATCTGCACGCCTTCCGCACCACGGCCATCGGCAATGATGGCGGCCTGCGCGAAATGTATCTGCATACCTCGCCGGAATTTGCGATGAAGCGGCTGCTGGCCGCTGGTGAGACCCGCATTCACGCCTTTTCGCATGTCTGGCGCAATCGCGAGCGCGGGGTTTTGCATGAGCCGGAATTCACCATGCTGGAATGGTACCGGGTGGGCGAGGATTACACCCGGCTGATGGAGGATATCGCGGCCTGGATGCGGCTTGCGCAGCCGGACGGGGTTTTGCGCTTTCGCGACCGGGTCTGTGATCCGGGTCTGCCCTATGAGCGGCTGAGTGTTGCGGAGGCGTTTTCGCGCCATGCCGGGATTGATCTCATGGCGACGATGGATGCGGCGGGCGTCACCGATGCGGCGGCACTGGCTTCGCAGATGGACCGCGCAGGGATCCGCCATATGGCGGGCGAGAGCTGGTCGGATCTGTTCAGCCGGGTGCTCTCGGAGCGGGTCGAGCCGCATCTGGGGCTGGGACGGCTGACGGTGCTTGATCATTATCCGGCCTGCGAGGCGGCGCTGGCACGGCGCGTGCCGGGGGAGGCGCGGCTGGCTGAACGCTTCGAGGTCTATGCCTGCGGGGTGGAGCTGGCCAATGGCTTTGGCGAATTGACCGATCCGGTGGAGCAGCGCGCGCGGTTTGAGGAGGAAATGGCGATCAAGGCGCGGCTTTACGGCGAGACCTATCCGATTGATGAGGATTTTCTGGCAGCGCTGGCTTTGATGCCGGCGGCGGCGGGCTGTGCGCTTGGGTTTGACCGGCTGGTGATGCTGGCTCTGGGGGCGCCAAGGATTGCGGATGTGATCTGGGTGCCTGCCGGGTGA
- the efp gene encoding elongation factor P: MKVIASSLRKGNVVEVDGKLYAVLSAETYRPGKGTPTTSVDMRRISDGVKVSERWKTTDQVEKATVDERDYDFLYEDGEGFHFMQPESYDQVVVTADVMGDSKVYLTEGMRCYVKTYEGAPIAIEVPQKITVEIAETEPVVKGQTASSSYKPAMTTSGLRVMVPAHIGAETRIVINTDDNSYVERAKD, from the coding sequence GTGAAAGTCATCGCGTCATCGCTTCGCAAGGGCAATGTGGTTGAGGTGGACGGCAAGCTCTACGCCGTCCTTTCGGCCGAAACCTATCGTCCCGGCAAAGGCACCCCCACGACCTCCGTCGATATGCGCCGCATCTCGGACGGGGTGAAGGTCTCGGAACGCTGGAAAACCACCGACCAGGTCGAAAAAGCCACGGTGGACGAACGCGATTACGACTTCCTCTATGAGGATGGCGAAGGCTTCCATTTCATGCAGCCCGAAAGCTATGACCAGGTCGTGGTCACCGCCGACGTCATGGGCGACAGCAAGGTCTATCTGACCGAAGGCATGCGTTGCTACGTCAAGACCTATGAAGGCGCGCCGATCGCCATCGAAGTGCCGCAAAAGATCACCGTCGAAATCGCCGAGACCGAGCCGGTGGTCAAAGGCCAGACCGCCTCTTCCTCCTATAAGCCCGCGATGACCACCTCGGGGCTGCGGGTGATGGTGCCGGCCCATATCGGCGCCGAGACCCGTATCGTCATCAATACCGATGACAATTCCTATGTGGAACGCGCGAAAGACTGA
- a CDS encoding alpha/beta hydrolase gives MTRPPYAWPDPDRDYANGAFIADAALFPARWTEMALAFRDGLGARARPDLPYGTGSRQVYDLFEPEGAARGSVLFIHGGYWMAFGRESWSHLAAGPLAHGWRVVMPSYSLAPDASLTQMVQEMAHLTRLIVQDHPGPIIATGHSAGGHLAARLACTDLALPIARTVPISPLSELGPLMATKMNETLRITADEAARESPARLRLAPGISAHIHVGAEERPAFLAQARILSEEWSCPWSAAPGKHHLNVSDALADPESALTNTLLAL, from the coding sequence ATGACGCGCCCGCCCTATGCCTGGCCTGATCCTGACCGTGACTATGCCAATGGCGCCTTTATCGCAGATGCCGCGCTCTTCCCCGCCCGCTGGACAGAAATGGCCCTTGCTTTCCGGGACGGTCTCGGCGCCCGTGCGCGCCCTGATCTGCCCTATGGCACCGGGTCACGCCAGGTCTATGATCTCTTCGAACCGGAAGGCGCGGCCCGGGGGAGCGTCCTCTTCATTCATGGCGGGTACTGGATGGCCTTTGGCCGCGAGAGCTGGTCGCATCTCGCCGCCGGCCCGCTCGCGCATGGCTGGCGTGTCGTCATGCCGTCCTACAGCCTCGCCCCCGATGCAAGCCTCACGCAGATGGTGCAGGAGATGGCCCATCTCACCCGGCTGATCGTGCAAGACCATCCCGGCCCGATCATCGCAACCGGTCATTCCGCCGGCGGACATCTGGCGGCACGTCTTGCCTGCACCGATCTTGCCTTGCCCATCGCCCGCACCGTCCCGATCTCGCCCCTCAGCGAACTTGGCCCCCTGATGGCCACGAAAATGAACGAAACGCTGCGGATCACCGCGGATGAGGCCGCCCGCGAAAGCCCCGCGCGCCTGAGGCTCGCCCCCGGCATCTCCGCCCATATCCATGTCGGCGCAGAGGAGCGCCCCGCCTTCCTCGCACAGGCCCGTATCCTCTCGGAGGAATGGTCCTGCCCCTGGTCCGCTGCCCCGGGCAAACACCACCTGAACGTGTCCGACGCCCTCGCCGATCCGGAATCCGCGCTCACGAATACCCTTCTCGCGCTGTGA
- a CDS encoding pyridoxamine 5'-phosphate oxidase family protein gives MPSIDAAITPRDIEINPGAAAEFDPRGAGQVLLHESRNAALSTLDPGGFPYGVVTNILPDYDGSPVFFTARLALHARNIAADDRVSLALAGFDRPDALTQPRMTLVGHAKRVGPERMEALSARYAARFPKAKLYLQLPDAALFRIEVLGVTVGGGPGRNASDIGFDAYRIDLAGAEGLIAAEGAVLAELNAAPARLGEMAVGAGAAAGRWKAIALDPAGLVLASGERLLRLDLPERVVTAEGFMAAAARMAGG, from the coding sequence ATGCCAAGCATAGACGCCGCCATCACTCCGCGTGATATCGAGATCAACCCGGGTGCAGCTGCGGAATTCGATCCGCGTGGGGCGGGCCAGGTGCTTTTGCACGAAAGCCGCAATGCCGCGCTCTCGACGCTGGATCCCGGCGGTTTTCCTTATGGTGTGGTGACCAATATCCTGCCCGATTACGATGGAAGCCCGGTGTTTTTCACCGCGCGGCTGGCGCTGCATGCAAGAAATATCGCAGCCGATGACCGGGTCTCGCTGGCGCTGGCAGGGTTTGACAGGCCGGACGCGCTGACGCAGCCGAGGATGACACTTGTGGGTCATGCAAAGCGGGTCGGGCCGGAGCGGATGGAGGCCTTGAGCGCGCGCTACGCGGCGCGGTTCCCGAAAGCAAAGCTCTATCTGCAACTCCCCGATGCGGCGCTGTTCCGGATCGAGGTTCTGGGCGTCACTGTCGGCGGCGGTCCAGGGCGCAATGCCTCGGATATCGGGTTCGACGCCTATCGCATTGATCTTGCCGGGGCAGAGGGGCTGATCGCGGCTGAGGGCGCGGTTCTGGCAGAGCTGAATGCCGCACCGGCACGACTGGGCGAGATGGCTGTTGGCGCCGGGGCGGCGGCGGGGCGCTGGAAGGCGATTGCGCTGGATCCGGCGGGGCTGGTTCTGGCCTCGGGCGAGCGGCTTTTGCGGCTCGACCTGCCGGAGCGGGTGGTGACGGCAGAGGGTTTTATGGCCGCAGCCGCGCGGATGGCCGGCGGCTGA
- a CDS encoding SbmA/BacA-like family transporter, whose protein sequence is MRQLAGRIWRLTRIALSGPGTSIALFTYSIVLGLQFFGVWISLRTIAWNKAFFDALEQMNAAEAMHQIGVFFALTMTSVAIFLIGEWLRKRLLMRLRSRLTARALDLWVGRRAYWYLRPGFSAVPVDNPDQRVAEDCRIFSEKLLIETLDLISNIVALVSYVTLLWTLSDFTLSFSIDGHDIEIHRYMVILAFLYVAISSLATHFLGRPLKTLLFTQEKREADFRHALVQLREEASPIAQSGGEAAETRRLLRLFGALRVNWNQLIRREFIFGLFSRSYFQTVLRVPTFFALPAYFAGAVTLGGLMQLAAAFSNVVTTLSWFIFSYRDLAQFVAVSERLDGLFAAAARPELRPEPPQAITRAATEDGGLQLRGLRLFTPEGRALAPVPDLILAPGERLWITGASGQGKSTLVAAITGLWPYGEGQIGLPAHAPTVLSQEPRLFPESLAAAACYPLDPAECDPLQIEAALRLTGLGAVSPDTPLKTLSGGERQRLGFARLLLARPGFIILDEATSALDAAAADEMLALLTRDLPEATILCVSHDEPKALGTCQRLTLG, encoded by the coding sequence ATGAGACAGCTCGCAGGCCGCATCTGGCGGCTGACAAGAATCGCGCTCTCCGGCCCGGGGACGTCGATTGCCCTTTTCACCTATTCCATCGTTCTGGGGCTGCAATTTTTCGGCGTCTGGATCTCGCTCCGGACCATCGCCTGGAACAAGGCCTTTTTCGATGCACTCGAACAGATGAACGCCGCCGAGGCGATGCATCAGATCGGGGTGTTCTTCGCGCTCACCATGACTTCGGTTGCGATTTTCCTTATCGGAGAATGGCTGCGCAAACGGCTTTTGATGCGGCTGCGCAGCCGGCTGACCGCGCGCGCCCTCGACCTCTGGGTCGGGCGCCGGGCCTATTGGTATCTCAGGCCGGGATTTTCGGCAGTGCCGGTCGACAACCCTGACCAGCGCGTGGCCGAGGATTGCCGGATTTTCTCCGAGAAACTCCTGATTGAGACCCTCGATCTGATCTCGAACATCGTGGCGCTGGTCTCTTATGTCACCCTGCTCTGGACCCTTTCAGACTTTACTCTCAGCTTCAGCATCGACGGACATGATATTGAAATTCATAGATATATGGTGATCCTTGCCTTTCTCTATGTGGCCATATCCTCGCTTGCGACGCATTTCCTTGGAAGGCCACTGAAGACCCTGCTTTTTACTCAGGAAAAGCGCGAGGCCGATTTCCGCCATGCCCTGGTGCAGCTGCGGGAAGAGGCCAGCCCCATCGCGCAATCGGGGGGCGAAGCGGCTGAGACGCGGCGGCTCTTGCGGCTTTTCGGCGCCTTGCGTGTCAACTGGAACCAGCTGATCCGGCGCGAATTCATCTTTGGCCTTTTCTCACGCAGCTATTTCCAGACCGTGCTGCGGGTGCCGACATTCTTTGCCCTGCCGGCCTATTTCGCGGGGGCGGTGACGCTTGGCGGGCTGATGCAGCTTGCGGCGGCCTTCTCGAATGTCGTCACAACGCTGAGCTGGTTCATCTTTTCCTACCGCGATCTGGCGCAGTTCGTGGCCGTATCCGAGCGTCTCGATGGCCTTTTCGCCGCAGCGGCGCGGCCAGAACTGCGCCCGGAACCACCCCAGGCGATCACCCGCGCCGCAACAGAGGATGGCGGGCTGCAGCTGCGCGGGCTGCGTCTTTTCACCCCTGAGGGACGGGCGCTGGCACCGGTTCCGGATCTGATCCTTGCGCCCGGCGAACGGCTCTGGATCACGGGGGCGTCCGGCCAGGGCAAAAGCACGCTTGTCGCCGCGATCACCGGCCTCTGGCCCTATGGCGAGGGCCAAATCGGGCTGCCGGCCCATGCCCCGACCGTGCTGTCGCAAGAGCCGCGCCTCTTCCCCGAAAGCCTCGCCGCCGCCGCCTGCTACCCGCTGGACCCGGCGGAATGCGATCCTTTGCAGATCGAGGCCGCGCTGCGCCTGACCGGGCTTGGCGCTGTTTCCCCCGATACGCCCCTCAAGACCCTTTCCGGGGGCGAGCGACAGCGGCTCGGCTTTGCGCGGCTTTTGCTGGCGCGGCCCGGTTTTATCATCCTGGACGAGGCGACCAGCGCGCTCGATGCGGCGGCGGCCGACGAGATGCTGGCGCTGTTGACCCGTGATCTGCCGGAGGCGACGATCCTTTGTGTCTCACATGATGAGCCAAAGGCGCTTGGAACCTGTCAGCGCCTGACGCTGGGCTGA
- a CDS encoding TonB-dependent receptor — protein sequence MSYHHGAYPRLFSTRFLALLLGSSILAQYPLSATAQTTGEEETSTAVPHNLGTIFLTGEGLTLGVAGDAVYETPAPVSAISGADILGRYSGNAQTALRAIPGVFSRQQANQPGIEVNIRGTSGYGRVTAMIDGVPQTFRNIGGHESSGGSMLYVHPELTGAVEVVRGPVSGAHGSGTLSGAANFRTLAIDDVVLEGETRGGMLRLKGGSNGYDQSGMLAYGQRFTGLWGGDGEVNVMAAIAHTSQSDYENGDGIVVAGKGASNSPKGGLVKFEVKPNSEHTFVFGTRWYRNQFINSNYNWDIDNQTDTLSWKWRPDNQWINLDLELFHNEEELNYRPGSTGGYTGRRTADVTKGASLTNHANVDLSNGVNLDLTFGVSWQQNDFRTYERRGGNHPGTLDKSSLFSEAVADFGRWSLIGGLRYDHWEVSGTRTAPANEYVERSGGEVLPKLGLSFDLTPEIELYGTYSHTFRPPSSHEVFYANVPFNTGVGSSNNNNLDLKPELSKGVDLGVNWRRDGLFSADDQVRLKVGYFNNRIKNYIVNDLQGGVVRWVNTDGTVKSHGVEIEGAYDAGLYYVNIGYSDSKTDDVPTGFGTGGGNGEGSIQPDRVATVDFGVRLLDQRLQLGAQYRYVGTGKEAEFFNGWQETAAYDLWDLYGSYKVNDTVQAFFSVENVTDKTYGYAGSGLNNYRSESGRGRTFIMGMTARF from the coding sequence ATGTCCTATCATCATGGCGCATATCCGCGCCTTTTCTCGACCAGATTCCTTGCGCTTTTGCTGGGCAGCAGCATCCTGGCGCAATACCCGCTTTCCGCCACCGCACAGACCACAGGTGAAGAAGAGACCAGCACGGCGGTGCCGCATAACCTGGGCACCATCTTCCTGACCGGCGAAGGGCTGACGCTCGGCGTCGCAGGCGATGCGGTCTATGAGACACCGGCCCCGGTCAGCGCGATTTCCGGCGCCGATATCCTTGGCCGCTATTCCGGCAATGCCCAGACCGCGTTGCGCGCAATCCCCGGTGTGTTTTCGCGCCAGCAGGCCAACCAGCCGGGGATCGAGGTCAATATTCGCGGCACGAGCGGCTATGGCCGGGTCACCGCGATGATCGACGGCGTGCCGCAGACCTTCAGGAATATCGGCGGCCACGAATCCTCCGGCGGCTCGATGCTTTACGTGCATCCCGAGCTGACCGGCGCGGTCGAAGTGGTGCGCGGCCCGGTTTCGGGCGCCCATGGATCCGGCACCCTGTCCGGGGCTGCGAATTTCCGCACGCTCGCGATTGATGATGTGGTGCTGGAGGGCGAGACGCGTGGCGGGATGCTGCGGCTGAAGGGTGGCTCGAACGGCTATGACCAGTCGGGGATGCTGGCTTACGGGCAGCGCTTTACCGGCCTTTGGGGTGGCGACGGCGAGGTCAATGTGATGGCCGCCATCGCCCATACCTCGCAAAGCGATTACGAGAATGGCGACGGGATCGTGGTCGCGGGCAAGGGCGCCTCGAATTCGCCGAAGGGCGGGCTGGTGAAATTCGAGGTCAAGCCGAATTCCGAACATACATTCGTATTCGGCACCCGCTGGTATCGCAACCAGTTCATCAACTCGAACTACAACTGGGATATCGACAACCAGACCGATACGCTGTCCTGGAAATGGCGGCCGGACAATCAGTGGATCAACCTTGATCTCGAACTGTTCCATAATGAGGAAGAGCTGAACTACCGCCCCGGTTCGACCGGTGGCTATACCGGGCGGCGCACCGCTGATGTCACCAAAGGGGCGAGCCTGACGAACCACGCCAATGTCGATCTGTCGAATGGCGTGAACCTTGATCTGACCTTCGGCGTCAGCTGGCAGCAAAACGACTTCAGAACCTATGAGCGGCGCGGTGGCAACCATCCGGGAACGCTCGACAAATCGTCGCTGTTTTCCGAAGCGGTGGCCGATTTTGGCCGCTGGAGCCTGATCGGTGGTCTGCGTTATGACCATTGGGAAGTTTCGGGCACCCGGACGGCCCCGGCGAATGAATATGTCGAACGCTCGGGCGGCGAAGTGCTGCCGAAGCTCGGTCTCTCCTTCGATCTGACACCGGAGATCGAGCTTTACGGCACCTATTCCCACACCTTCCGGCCGCCAAGCTCGCATGAGGTGTTCTATGCCAATGTGCCGTTCAACACCGGTGTCGGCAGCTCGAACAACAACAATCTGGATCTGAAGCCGGAACTGTCGAAAGGCGTTGATCTCGGCGTGAACTGGCGGCGTGACGGGCTGTTCAGCGCCGATGACCAGGTGCGGCTGAAGGTCGGTTACTTCAACAACCGGATCAAAAACTACATCGTCAATGATCTGCAGGGCGGCGTGGTTCGCTGGGTGAATACCGATGGCACGGTGAAAAGCCATGGCGTCGAGATCGAGGGCGCTTATGATGCCGGGCTCTATTACGTCAATATCGGGTATTCCGACAGCAAGACCGATGATGTGCCGACGGGCTTCGGCACCGGTGGCGGCAATGGGGAAGGCTCGATCCAGCCTGACCGCGTGGCGACCGTGGATTTCGGCGTGCGGCTCCTGGATCAGCGGCTGCAACTCGGCGCGCAATATCGCTATGTCGGTACCGGTAAAGAGGCCGAGTTCTTCAATGGCTGGCAGGAGACCGCTGCCTACGACCTCTGGGATCTCTATGGCAGCTATAAGGTAAATGACACGGTTCAGGCCTTCTTCTCGGTCGAGAATGTTACCGACAAGACCTATGGCTATGCTGGTTCGGGGCTGAACAATTACCGGTCTGAATCCGGGCGGGGCCGGACCTTTATCATGGGGATGACCGCGCGGTTCTGA
- a CDS encoding pyridoxamine 5'-phosphate oxidase family protein has translation MGASAITPRRVPINQTAAAPFDARQMARDLLRNCRSIALATLDQHSGYPYSTVTNLSVEPDGSPLFYAAGISLHARNILADPRVSMTLAQAEGLDVVSERRMTLVGRALRLEGEAARIAGERYRRRFTKASAYIPLKDTMFFRVEVEAIHFNGGAARNTDLLTVADLRCDLAGADDLMGHEAEEITRLQADRESFAFLTAKAGGARGRWRIAAIDPEGIDLAAERALHRIWFPQRVTSRAELRAMLAGLSVQARGVLPAVAAMPQFRGKP, from the coding sequence ATGGGCGCCAGCGCCATCACCCCGCGCCGCGTGCCGATCAACCAGACCGCCGCCGCGCCTTTCGATGCCCGCCAGATGGCGCGTGATCTCTTGCGAAACTGCCGCAGCATTGCGCTGGCAACGCTCGATCAGCACAGCGGCTATCCTTACAGCACGGTGACCAATCTCTCGGTGGAACCCGATGGCAGCCCGCTGTTCTATGCTGCGGGGATCTCGCTGCACGCGCGCAATATCCTTGCCGATCCGCGGGTCTCGATGACGTTGGCGCAGGCCGAGGGGCTGGATGTGGTCAGCGAAAGGCGGATGACGCTGGTGGGGCGCGCGCTCCGGCTGGAGGGCGAGGCCGCACGCATCGCGGGCGAGCGTTACCGGCGCCGCTTTACCAAGGCCTCGGCCTATATCCCCCTGAAAGATACCATGTTTTTTCGGGTGGAGGTCGAGGCGATCCATTTCAATGGCGGGGCTGCGCGCAATACCGATCTGCTGACCGTGGCGGATCTGCGCTGCGACCTCGCCGGTGCCGATGATCTGATGGGCCATGAGGCCGAAGAGATCACCCGCCTCCAGGCCGACCGCGAGAGTTTTGCCTTTCTGACCGCGAAGGCCGGCGGCGCGCGCGGGCGCTGGCGGATCGCGGCCATCGACCCCGAGGGGATCGACCTGGCTGCTGAACGCGCCCTGCACCGGATCTGGTTTCCTCAGCGCGTCACCAGCCGGGCAGAGCTGCGCGCGATGCTCGCGGGGCTGAGCGTCCAGGCCCGGGGGGTACTGCCTGCCGTGGCAGCGATGCCGCAATTTCGTGGGAAACCTTAA
- a CDS encoding PQQ-dependent sugar dehydrogenase, producing MIKSVVKTALTGLAFALLGGAGAAGAQGRVETSAGPMEITRVAAGLDMPWGFAFLPDGSLLVTEKGGRLLRLAEGGTQAISGLPEVAVLGQGGLLDVMVPADFATSREIWLTWAGRSGEGLATMAGRGRLSADNSRLEDFATLFIGDTAAASRHFGARIVEGARGNIFITTGDRGTGPAGLEAQDPTLSHGKVISIARDGSPDGSPEVAQTGWRTGIFSIGHRNIQGAAAMPDGGLLVSEHGAKGGDEINLSQRGENFGWPVISYGVNYNGTKIGSGTHADGMNQPLHYWDPSIAPSGLMVYSGALVPAWKGDVFTGSLKLDFISRLDPETPAATGWAEERITAPETSRVRDIREGPDGAIWFLSETAGAIYRLAPADQG from the coding sequence ATGATCAAATCCGTAGTGAAGACGGCTCTGACCGGCCTGGCGTTTGCGCTGCTGGGCGGTGCGGGGGCCGCCGGGGCGCAGGGCAGGGTTGAGACCTCGGCTGGCCCGATGGAGATCACCCGGGTGGCAGCGGGGCTAGATATGCCATGGGGCTTTGCCTTTTTGCCCGATGGCAGCCTGCTGGTTACCGAAAAGGGCGGCAGGCTTTTGCGCCTTGCCGAAGGCGGGACACAGGCGATCAGTGGTCTGCCGGAGGTGGCCGTGCTGGGGCAGGGCGGGCTCCTGGATGTGATGGTGCCGGCCGATTTCGCCACCAGTCGGGAGATCTGGCTGACCTGGGCCGGCCGGAGCGGCGAGGGGCTTGCGACCATGGCCGGGCGGGGGCGTCTCTCTGCGGATAACAGCCGGCTTGAGGATTTCGCGACCCTGTTCATCGGCGATACAGCCGCCGCAAGCCGGCATTTCGGTGCGCGCATCGTCGAGGGGGCCAGGGGCAATATCTTCATCACCACCGGCGACCGTGGCACCGGCCCGGCGGGGCTTGAGGCGCAGGACCCGACCCTGAGCCATGGCAAGGTAATCAGCATCGCGCGTGATGGCAGCCCGGATGGCAGCCCGGAGGTCGCGCAGACCGGCTGGCGCACTGGCATCTTCTCGATCGGGCACCGTAATATCCAGGGCGCCGCCGCCATGCCCGATGGTGGCCTTCTGGTCTCGGAACATGGGGCGAAGGGCGGTGACGAGATCAACCTGTCACAACGGGGCGAGAACTTCGGCTGGCCGGTGATATCCTACGGGGTGAATTACAATGGTACGAAGATCGGCAGCGGCACTCATGCGGATGGTATGAACCAGCCTCTGCATTATTGGGATCCGTCCATCGCGCCTTCGGGTCTGATGGTCTATTCGGGGGCGCTGGTCCCTGCATGGAAGGGCGATGTCTTCACCGGCTCGCTCAAGCTCGATTTCATCTCGCGGCTCGATCCGGAAACGCCTGCCGCCACTGGCTGGGCGGAAGAACGGATCACCGCCCCCGAGACCAGCCGCGTGCGCGACATAAGGGAGGGGCCCGATGGGGCGATCTGGTTCCTGTCAGAAACAGCGGGCGCGATCTATCGCCTGGCCCCTGCCGACCAGGGGTGA